A stretch of the Dioscorea cayenensis subsp. rotundata cultivar TDr96_F1 chromosome 4, TDr96_F1_v2_PseudoChromosome.rev07_lg8_w22 25.fasta, whole genome shotgun sequence genome encodes the following:
- the LOC120258616 gene encoding putative RNA-binding protein YlmH → MSAMAMAAVRASWWFFAPPRSLQFSKPSLFRSSPVRLNAYGICIASGALKPGGGVVVDALLKGGGDRNVADVVKHITDMGRRASSRREILHTDFLTPPVVKEAMLALEKLADIQAVSQGGYPQAERCRLSVGHPDIMTTDPDTVAALSISGNFGFEPCSHGDFLGAILGTGIVRDKVGDIILQGEKGAHVLVVPDLVDFLTTTLDKVGNVSVSCIQIPLLALEYEPPRTKSFTTVEASARVDAVASAGFKISRSKLVDMISNGDVRVNWSPVTKNGATLKTGDIVSVSGKGRLKVNFQTKMKSSLPDCLNFKNPCFVSFDVLPVKCELCLETCKILSKDQLP, encoded by the exons ATGTCGGCGATGGCCATGGCCGCCGTCAGAGCTTCTTGGTGGTTTTTCGCTCCTCCCCGGTCCTTGCAGTTCTCCAAACCATCCCTTTTCCGTTCCTCTCCAG TGAGGTTGAATGCTTACGGAATATGCATCGCTTCTGGTGCTTTGAAGCCCGGAGGTGGCGTCGTCGTTGATGCTTTGCTGAAAGGGGGTGGAGATAGGAATGTCGCTGATGTGGTGAAGCACATCACTGATATG GGAAGACGGGCTTCATCAAGAAGGGAGATTCTCCACACTGATTTCCTCACGCCTCCTGTGGTTAAAGAGGCAATGTTGGCACTAGAGAAGTTAGCTGATATCCAAGCTGTTTCCCAAGGAGGATATCCACAG GCTGAACGTTGTCGCCTTTCTGTTGGACATCCTGATATTATGACTACTGATCCTGATACAGTTGCTGCATTGAG CATCTCAGGGAACTTTGGGTTTGAACCTTGTTCTCATGGTGATTTCCTTGGTGCAATTCTTGGTACAGGGATTGTGAGGGATAAAGTTGGAGATATAATATTGCAG GGAGAAAAAGGTGCCCATGTCCTTGTGGTTCCAGATCTTGTTGACTTTCTTACCACAACGCTAGACAAG GTTGGTAATGTTTCCGTGTCATGCATACAGATACCACTGCTTGCTCTGGAGTATGAACCTCCAAG GACCAAATCATTTACAACTGTTGAAGCATCAGCAAGGGTTGATGCTGTAGCTAGTGCAGGATTTAAGATATCGCGTTCTAAACTTGTTGACATGATCAG CAACGGTGATGTGCGGGTTAATTGGTCTCCTGTAACAAAAAATGGAGCCACGCTCAAGACTGGCGATATCGTCTCTGTCAGTGGGAAAGGGAGGTTAAAGGTAAACtttcaaacaaaaatgaaaagttcaTTGCCTGATTGCCTAAACTTCAAGAATccatgttttgtttcttttgatgtttTGCCTGTAAAATGTGAACTTTGTTTAGAGACTTGCAAAATCTTGTCAAAGGACCAATTACCTTAA